The region GTGGGCAGCAACTGTGGCACATAATGGAATGATTGCATGTGGAAGGATGGCAGATTGGGCTTCTCATAGAATAGAACATGAAATAAGTGGAATATATGATTTAACTCATGGTGTAGGCATGGCAATTATTTTTCCTGCTTGGATGGAATATACAAAAAATGTTCGTCCCCAATTGTTTGAAAAGTTTTTTAAAGAAGTTTTTAATGCTGCAAATATAGATGAAGGAATAAATAAATTAAAAAAATTTTTTGAGAATTTAGGTATAAATTTAAAACTATCAGATTACGGAATAACAGATGAATACTTTTCTTTGATGGCTGAAAAAGCACTAGGAAATTCTGAAACACTTGGTAGATTTATGCAATTAAATAAGCAAGATATTATTAATATTTTAAATTTAGCTAAATAAGGAGGATTTTTTATGAACAAAAAAGGAAGTTTTTTAGGTTTAGTTCCATTGTTAATATTTCTATTAATTTATGCAAGTACTGGAATATTTACAGATAAAATTGATAATATGCCCTTACTTGTTGCTTTCACAATAACAGTTGCTATTGCTTTATGTTTTAACAATCCAAATAAGGAAAAAATAAGCTTTGAGCAAAAAGTTGAAATTTTTTGTAAAGGTGCTAGTGATTCAACACTTTTATTGTTAGTAATTATATTTTTACTAGCAGGAGCTTTTTATTCTGTTGCTGATGCTATGGGAGCAGTAAAATCTATGGTAAACTTAGGACTTACTCTTTTACCTTTAAAAATGTTACTGCCTGGTTTATTTATAATAGGCTGTATTTTAAGTTTTGCTATGGGAACTTCAATGGGAACTGTATCAGCTTTAACTCCGATTGCAGTAGGTATTGCAAATGAAACTGGTATCAGTTTACCTCTTATTTGTGGAGTTGTTGTTGGAGGAGCTATGTTTGGAGATAATTTATCTTTTATTTCTGATACTACAATAGCTGCAACTAGAACACAAGAAGTTGAAATGAAAGACAAATTTAAAGTAAATTTTTTAATTGTACTTCCTGCTGTAATATTGAATATAATAGTGTTAAGTTTTATTGGTGGTGAAGGAGTACAAGGAGCAGTTTATGAGTATAGCCTATTGAATTTACTTCCTTATGTGACTATAATAGTTTTAGCTTTAATCGGTATTAATGTAATAATAGTTTTGGCTATTGGAGTTGCACTTGGTCTAATAATAGGTTTAATAAATAACTCATTCACTTTTATTGAAATTTTTTCAGTAGTCCAAAGAGGTATGGGTTGGATGGAAAATATGGCAATTATAGCTTTAGTAGTTGGAGGAGTTGTAGCTATAATGGAATATTTAGGTGGAATAGATTATTTACTTGAAAATTTGACAGAAAAAATAAAATCAAAAAAAGGTGCTGAATTTGGAAT is a window of Fusobacterium simiae DNA encoding:
- a CDS encoding Na+/H+ antiporter NhaC family protein, translated to MNKKGSFLGLVPLLIFLLIYASTGIFTDKIDNMPLLVAFTITVAIALCFNNPNKEKISFEQKVEIFCKGASDSTLLLLVIIFLLAGAFYSVADAMGAVKSMVNLGLTLLPLKMLLPGLFIIGCILSFAMGTSMGTVSALTPIAVGIANETGISLPLICGVVVGGAMFGDNLSFISDTTIAATRTQEVEMKDKFKVNFLIVLPAVILNIIVLSFIGGEGVQGAVYEYSLLNLLPYVTIIVLALIGINVIIVLAIGVALGLIIGLINNSFTFIEIFSVVQRGMGWMENMAIIALVVGGVVAIMEYLGGIDYLLENLTEKIKSKKGAEFGISMLVSLLCLATTNNTVSIITAGPLAKDIADKFSVDRRRVAGLLDIFSSAFQGLMPYAGQILVAAAMAQISPVSIVPYSWYSMFMIVMGILAIITGIPKFKEKN